tgttgtggtgttttttcttttcgcTTGATTTTTAATGCAGGCCTCTGAAGACCTTCTGAGAGAACACTACATTGATCTAAAAGACCGTCCGTTCTATGATGGTCTGGTGCAGTACATGCACTCTGGACCTGTTGTAGCTATGGTGagttcttaaaaacaaagcttagctaagaaaaatacactgtttAGTTGTCTTACCTGCAAATAAGCTCGTGGTACCTAATGAATACTAGTTTACTTTTGAAAGgattaaaataatcaaataataTAGTTTGAAAGATGTACttctgacttgtttttttttttatgtatcttTTTATCACAATCTTTCTCTCCTTTGATCTTTTGAGTCAGTATGTTGAGGAAGAGGgcagggggaaagggagagctTAAGCTGAAACTTTGAGAAACAGTAAACctgcacacaaaaaaaccactgtGGAATGCCATGTATTAATCAAGTTGAGAAGtgatgatgaaatatttttacaatactCTCACGTTAAAGTAACTTTGAAAATCTTGTTTAGTCTAATTTAATTAGaaggaattttcctttttttttttttttcctttaacagtGTGTTTGTAAAATAGTTGAGCTGGAGGTTTAGATCTTCACAGAGCAGAGAGCTTTGGAAGGCTGTTTACCATACTGAGATTTAAAATAGTTCTCTTTCCATCCTTGGGGAGGAAAGGTATGTTGCAGAAGGGGGGGAAGGGCAGAACTGCACTAAATGCTTCAAGAATTTGACAGAgaaattggaaataaaatatgactTGCTATTAGGAATATAGGGATGGTGACTTGTGCTATGATGGATAGCACTGCAAAATTCTGGAAGATGTTATAAATTCTTGCTACTTTGTCTGCTACTAAGATTTTATAATctcaatggattttttttttttttactaaggTGTGGGAAGGTCTTAATGTGGTTAAAACTGGAAGGGTGATGCTGGGGGAAACTAATCCAGTGGATTCAAAGCCTGGCACTATTCGTGGTGACCTCTGTGTTCAAGTTGGAAGGTATATTTTGAAAGTACTGATTTAAACTGAAGCCCCTAAAGCTCCAGTGGTATGTCGTGATACACATAGGAAAAGTGCTCTAGTCTTCTTCATTTTACGCATGGAGCTGCCTTCCCCATGATAATGTAACAGGATCTAAAGGTGGAAGTAGAATTGCAGTCTTCCCATTGACAAAAATGATGAGCAAGGCTGTCATAGCCTACTCCATGTCTATTACTACTTTACAATTTCTTACAACTTCTTTCTGTAATGGAGACCACTTAACAATGAAGTTGACTTTGCTTTGCACTTGAGGATTGTATTAATTTTATatccaaccttttctttttgtaggaACATCATTCATGGAAGTGATTCTGTAGAAAGTGCTGAGACAGAGATCAATCTGTGGTTCACTCCTGAAGAACTGGTTGATTACAGAAGCTGTGCTCATGAATGGATCTATGAGTAGAACTGAGCCTATACCTTTTGATATCCTTACTATCTGTTATCAGTTATTTTAAAGTCCTTCATATCAACTAGTAGAAACCTGTTTCAGAAACCTGTGATATACGCTGTTGTGCATATTAAATATAATCagtgtttgttgctgttttggttAAAAAGCTATCAACTTATGGATAggattgtatttttaaaaactttttagcTACGTATGGGAGTGAGAGAGGTGAGATTCAAacacagagaagcaaaacattCCTTGTTAATAATACAGAACGTATATTTTCTATCTGAAACACTCCCCAGTCAAAGAGGAGATTTTGGTAAGTACAAGCTAATGCAAATCTCTCAGTGTTAAAGGTGCATCGGTTTGTTAAAATGTTAGTGGACAACCAGTGATATGTAAATATATTGATTGTGTGCTCAGATGTAGCGGGTTGAGCTTGATATCAAATCAAGTGAATCCCCATGCCTAAAGCGGGtgcagaaaatctgttttatttctctttcctaaaGGTGCTGTGCCTGTACACAGAGCATGATAAAATAATAACTTTTCTCTACATtgacatggttttattttttttctgcacaggatttatttagcattttaagGAAGGATTAATAGGCCAGGCTTTTTGAAATGCTCTTTTATGTGAAAAGAAGATTAATGTGAGAATGGATGAGCGTGATCCATTTTCAGTCACTGTACTGTAGCAGTCCTCTAACATTGCATAGAGGAACAATGGAGTGATGTTTGCTTTCCTGACCAAACAGCTGATAATTTAGCTCCATCTGTACTTCTACATCCATACTTCCTTAATAGCTGGAACTCCAAAGCAAGGAGCAAGGTGATTTTGGATAAGGTATTTCAGAAGTGACTccagcattatttatttatttatttaatcatgTCAACAAATACATTCGTAATAATGCTAAACCTATTTCAGTAGAGGCATCTGCTTCCATCACAGAAAACAGCCtcttgctgaaatattttgccGCAAACACTCAACAGAGGTTTGGGATGTAGGAACAAAAAGTGCGTTGGAGTCAatgtaatgtatttatttacttgtaaCATTGTATTCATTAAAAGCAGGAGTTTTGTGAAACTAGTTGTTCAAACTCCTCTATTTTTTCCTACAGTGAGTTGTTGTTTCAAAGAGTAAACTGCAATAAATACTGAATTTGATGCTTATGATATGTTATGAAGATACCCAACTCCTAAAACGAGATGctccaaaataaaacatttgctgtTTCTTAAGTTAAACAAAAGGTTTGTTCATTATATTGCCTTAGGGCTAATTAAGGAGTCTAAGGAGAGGGAACAAATTCCCTAACTACCAAACTGTAGATGAGGTTTGTAGCCTCTTTCCTAAAAATAGTCAGTACTACAGAAGGTAAATAATTAAGGTAAAGGTTGTCAGAACAAAGGGGACACGTAACAAACCTGTGCACTGGAAGAGTAGTAGTCTTGAGTTCCATTTTTGCCTGAAGGATTAGGTTTCTTTCTCTTGATTGCTTacgacaaaacaaaaatttaggATGAAATGTGGTTTACGTGGAGGTGTGGGGGGTTGTCAGAAAGCTACTGATTAGTATTTCTAGTGCATTTAGACTGAGAGGAGGTGGAAGTCGGCCACCTCTCGGAAGAAATGCAGTATTCCTCATGCACATCTGAGCTGTCTGACTCAGCGTTTCCAGTTTCACTAATTTAAGTTGCCTGTCAATAAGAGACCGCATATGTACTGCAGAGGGTATTGCTTTCATGTTACAGCTGCAGTGGTGGTATCAAATTATACCTagtttaggaaaagaaaatgtagtttGTAAATAATATCAACTAGTAAGCACTATAAAAAGTAATAACGTTTTTCATAATTCTCATTAAGGTGCAGGTTTGGGAACTGTTAAGTTTTACACGTATGTTTTGACACTTTGCAGCTTCACCTTCTAATATCCTAGCAAAAGAAATATCCCAGGTAACTTCCCTGGGTTACAGCTGCCACATTGCTTTTCTGTGGGAGACGTAGTGCCCAGGCGGCGCGAGgcatgctgcttctgctgagcTAATTCGGCCACCATTTGATAGGAGACCGCAGGGTTGTCtgtgaaaacagcaaagcaaggcCTCTTAGTAAAGAAAGGATTTAGCACGGTTCAACGTCCTTAATTGTCTCACttttcactgtgaaaaacaCGCATTTTGATGCCTGGTGTTAGCCGCTGTTTACCAAGCGTTCCATTTACAGCCCCATGCTCGTGTCAGCTCGGTTCTGCGCCCCTGGGGGGGGAAGagttggggcaggaggggcagcgGGAACCTTGAGGGGCTTCGAGGGCAGCTCTGGAGGAGGCCGGGTGCCTCCGGCTGGCACAGCGAGGCCCCGccagctgcctccctcccgGGCGGGCGGCCAGGCGCTGAGGCAGCGCGGCCACCGCGAGGCCCGGCGGCTTCCCCTcagcggcccggcccggcctcccctcagcgggcaggggctggcggCGGCAGGCGGCAGGCGCAgacgagcccccagccccgccgggcccgCCCCTAAGCGCCGCGGGGCGGCCGTGTGGGGAGGAggagccgcccgcccgcctcctcctcctcttcctgcgGCGGCTGCGGAgcgggaggctgcggggaggtaggcggcggccgggccctcCGTCAGGGGAGGCCGGAGGGGGGGCGGGATGCGCCGTGCCGGCACCCGGCGCCTcacggggggctcgggggggttCGTCTCGCCTCGGCCCCGGTGGCggcggaggggaaggggatgagGGACGGGAGCGGGCCCGGCGCCACGTGGGCccgggcggggcgggcagggcgccGCCATGGACGTGGGGCTGCCGGCTGCCGGCCGACCTTGAGCCGCCCCTCGGCACGGGGGTGTGTGTAAGTGCGGGGCTGTACGTGTGGGTGTGTTCGTGTCCCGCAGCGCCATGGCTGCCAACTGCGAGCGCACCTTCATCGCCATCAAGCCCGACGGCGTCCAGCGGGGGCTGGTGGGGGAGATCATCAAGCGCTTCGAGCAGAAGGGATTCCGCCTGGTCGCCATGAAGTTCGTGCACGTAAGTCCCCGCGCTGCCGGCTCGCTTCTAAATGCCTTCTTTCAGCTGCCAGAATAGATAAAGGTGCAATTTTCCTATGCTATAATTTTCTTATGCTGCCGTTCTCATATTACAATGGGAATCTGGACAAGAGCTGGATGCCCGTCAGGCCGAGCCTTCTACCAGCCACGAACATCCGagctctttcttcccttccctaaGGAAAGGGCTCTGCTAGCTTAATGCAGCCCCAGTGAGCCGAAGTGACCTTGACTGAAAGGTTGTAGCCAACAACATCCATCAGACACCTTGCCCGCAGCTTGTTGCCGAGGGTTACTGTAATGCACAAAAGTAATCTTGCCCACTTGAAACACTGAAGCCCctaaccccccacccccatcctgcACTCCTTTAATTTTATAGCAGGAACTCGTCTCCTGACAGTAGTAACATCTTTTGTGTTATGGTATTTTGAAAGCAATATATTTAATGTTACATCTGCTCTTTTAAAGGCCTCTGAAGACCTTCTCAAACAACATTACATTGACCTGAAAGATCGACCATTCTACCCTGGTTTGGTTAAATACATGAACTCTGGACCTATTGTGGCGATGGTATGTggcttgtttttttggtttttttttttttttgaaactgcttTCTTGAATATGTTTGTCCCACactacaaattattttaaaatagtaagaTGTACTGATTGTTACAGGAACACTACAAAACTACTCAGTTCTGATACTAATACAATTAAGACGGTTTAGTGTAAgttctttattaaaaagaaggaaaatgtgcaTGTTTACAATGCTcgttaaaatacttgaaaattcTTGACAGCATTTCCGCCCAAAAGAACCTTCTATTGGGGGGGATGGAAGGGAGAGAAGTTTAGTTACTGCTTTCTTCCATAGATATCAATCTTCTGTGTCATTCTTTATGCTTTCCCCAGAACAATAAAACTGCCCTAGAAGCATCTCCTTCTATTGTGACTAGAACACATACATTTAACTACACATTCCTGCAAGTCTTTGGGTTGTTCATTTTCTAACAAAAGAGAAGTGTTTTAAGGTTGGCTTTACATATCAAGTACTTTTAAGGCTTGTTAAAGTGTCTCACTTAACTGGAATGACAATGCTGATAAACTGgaatttcttatttaaaaaaaaaaatgtttttcctagatgttttttccccctttttaaacAAGCTAAGGAGAGAATCTAGACTTTTTTGAGATAAAACCcttatttctttacaaaatgtaaattattgCTAAATATTAATCTTTGA
The genomic region above belongs to Anser cygnoides isolate HZ-2024a breed goose chromosome 19, Taihu_goose_T2T_genome, whole genome shotgun sequence and contains:
- the LOC106034733 gene encoding nucleoside diphosphate kinase-like — translated: MAAVAERTFIAIKPDGVQRGLVGEIIKRFEQKGFKLVAMKLIHASEDLLREHYIDLKDRPFYDGLVQYMHSGPVVAMVWEGLNVVKTGRVMLGETNPVDSKPGTIRGDLCVQVGRNIIHGSDSVESAETEINLWFTPEELVDYRSCAHEWIYE
- the LOC106034732 gene encoding nucleoside diphosphate kinase; amino-acid sequence: MLVSARFCAPGGGRVGAGGAAGTLRGFEGSSGGGRVPPAGTARPRQLPPSRAGGQALRQRGHREARRLPLSGPARPPLSGQGLAAAGGRRRRAPSPAGPAPKRRGAAVWGGGAARPPPPPLPAAAAEREAAGSAMAANCERTFIAIKPDGVQRGLVGEIIKRFEQKGFRLVAMKFVHASEDLLKQHYIDLKDRPFYPGLVKYMNSGPIVAMVWEGLNVVKTGRVMLGETNPADSKPGTIRGDFCIQVGRNIIHGSDSVESAQKEINLWFKPAELIDFKSCAHDWIYE